In Streptomyces sp. RFCAC02, the following proteins share a genomic window:
- the fbaA gene encoding class II fructose-bisphosphate aldolase, with the protein MPIATPEVYNEMLDRAKAGSFAYPAINVTSTQTLHAALRGFAEAESDGIVQISTGGAEFLGGQYAKDMVSGARALAEFAHIVAEKYPVNIALHTDHCPKDKLDGYVRPLLALSKERVDAGQNPLFQSHMWDGSAETLHDNLAVAEELLALAAAARIVLEVEITPTGGEEDGVSHEINDKLYTTVEDALRTAEALGLGEKGRYLLAASFGNVHGVYKPGNVVLRPDLLKDLQEGVGARYGKESPFDFVFHGGSGSTQEEISTALENGVVKMNLDTDTQYAFTRPIVDHAFRNYDGVLKVDGEVGNKKVYDPRSWGKLAEAGMAERVTKACADLRSTGTSLK; encoded by the coding sequence ATGCCCATCGCGACTCCCGAGGTCTACAACGAGATGCTCGACCGGGCAAAGGCGGGCTCGTTCGCCTACCCGGCCATCAACGTCACCTCGACGCAGACCCTGCACGCCGCCCTGCGGGGCTTCGCCGAGGCGGAGAGCGACGGCATCGTCCAGATCTCCACCGGCGGTGCCGAGTTCCTCGGCGGCCAGTACGCCAAGGACATGGTCTCCGGCGCACGTGCGCTGGCCGAGTTCGCGCACATCGTCGCCGAGAAGTACCCGGTGAACATCGCCCTGCACACCGACCACTGCCCCAAGGACAAGCTGGACGGCTATGTCCGTCCGCTGCTCGCCCTCTCCAAGGAGCGGGTCGACGCGGGGCAGAACCCGCTGTTCCAGTCCCACATGTGGGACGGCTCCGCCGAGACCCTCCACGACAACCTGGCGGTCGCCGAGGAGCTGCTCGCGCTCGCCGCCGCCGCCCGCATCGTGCTGGAGGTCGAGATCACCCCGACCGGCGGCGAGGAGGACGGCGTCAGCCACGAGATCAACGACAAGCTGTACACGACCGTCGAGGACGCGCTGCGCACCGCCGAGGCCCTCGGCCTGGGCGAGAAGGGCCGCTACCTGCTGGCCGCCTCCTTCGGCAATGTCCACGGCGTCTACAAGCCGGGCAATGTCGTGCTCCGCCCCGACCTGCTGAAGGACCTGCAGGAGGGCGTCGGCGCCCGCTACGGCAAGGAGTCCCCGTTCGACTTCGTCTTCCACGGCGGCTCGGGCTCCACGCAGGAGGAGATCAGCACCGCGCTGGAGAACGGCGTCGTGAAGATGAACCTCGACACCGACACGCAGTACGCCTTCACCCGGCCGATCGTGGACCACGCGTTCCGCAACTACGACGGTGTCCTGAAGGTGGACGGCGAGGTCGGCAACAAGAAGGTCTACGACCCGCGGAGCTGGGGCAAGCTCGCCGAGGCCGGCATGGCCGAGCGCGTCACCAAGGCGTGCGCCGACCTGCGGTCCACCGGCACCAGCCTGAAGTGA
- a CDS encoding DUF3151 domain-containing protein: MAIHENLLGGPPPTHLPDDPEPRALLAGGTAPAEVAAAHPASSLAWAQLADDAFAEGRVVESYAFARTGYHRGLDALRRSGWRGQGPIPFEHEPNRGFLRALHALARAAQAIGEEEEYKRCAQFLRDSSPTAADTLS; the protein is encoded by the coding sequence ATGGCCATTCACGAGAACCTGCTCGGGGGGCCGCCCCCGACCCACCTGCCCGACGACCCGGAGCCGCGCGCCCTGCTGGCGGGCGGCACGGCTCCGGCTGAGGTGGCTGCCGCCCACCCGGCGTCCTCGCTGGCGTGGGCGCAGCTCGCGGACGACGCGTTCGCCGAGGGGCGCGTCGTGGAGTCGTACGCGTTCGCCCGGACGGGATACCACCGCGGTCTGGACGCGCTGCGCCGCAGCGGCTGGCGCGGCCAGGGGCCGATCCCGTTCGAGCACGAGCCGAACCGCGGTTTCCTGCGTGCCCTGCACGCGCTCGCCCGGGCCGCCCAGGCCATCGGCGAGGAGGAGGAGTACAAGCGCTGCGCGCAGTTCCTGCGCGACAGCTCGCCGACCGCCGCCGACACGCTCTCCTGA
- a CDS encoding class F sortase: protein MQARRAPGRARQEGHTPARSEAAPREGTAEDGGDARETGRTRKAEKAEKAEAPKKATAAGQARATKKTGQAARPEAARSPAAAPARRPVTASPAAGPPDRRRERRRRRSGVVLINVMLLGTPAIGRRVVRRAGRLAVAIRLLRLVRALLRARRNRRRRARGGPPPARRTTRHQRLALRSRRWEALAAVTAVGLTVAVGLVGTGGGDDVREARASSQIADGVSRPGAVDAPGAAPDAGSTADLGALGSPSGFVAPPLPRSEPTRIRIPQLGTDVEVFGAALGTDGGPPSPAEEDAMRAAWYSGGVAPGERGASLIVGHLDTYTGPAAFAGLGQLRPGENIEIDREDGRTAVFTVDSVEQYPKSDFPDERVYGAVDTPQLRLITCGGRWSRDGGYDSNIVAYARLTGTLPPVGDPAQDPAVDPADAGWADQQGSAPVA, encoded by the coding sequence ATGCAAGCCCGGCGCGCCCCCGGCCGCGCCCGCCAGGAAGGCCACACCCCCGCCCGCAGCGAGGCGGCTCCCCGGGAGGGGACCGCCGAGGACGGCGGGGACGCACGGGAGACCGGCAGGACCCGGAAGGCCGAGAAGGCCGAGAAGGCCGAGGCGCCGAAGAAGGCCACAGCGGCAGGGCAGGCCCGAGCAACGAAGAAGACCGGGCAGGCGGCGCGGCCCGAGGCCGCGCGGTCACCGGCCGCCGCTCCCGCCCGCCGGCCGGTGACCGCCTCACCTGCCGCCGGCCCGCCCGACCGGCGGCGGGAGCGACGGCGACGGCGCTCCGGCGTCGTGCTGATCAACGTCATGCTGCTCGGCACGCCCGCCATCGGCCGCCGCGTCGTCCGCCGGGCCGGCCGGCTCGCGGTGGCGATCCGCCTCCTGCGCCTCGTCCGCGCCCTGCTCAGGGCGCGCCGCAACCGGCGCCGCAGGGCACGCGGCGGCCCCCCGCCCGCACGACGCACGACCCGGCACCAGCGGCTCGCCCTGCGCAGCCGCCGCTGGGAGGCGCTCGCGGCGGTCACCGCCGTCGGCCTGACGGTGGCCGTCGGCCTGGTCGGCACGGGTGGCGGGGACGACGTGCGGGAGGCCCGCGCGTCCAGCCAGATCGCCGACGGCGTCTCCCGGCCCGGCGCCGTGGACGCGCCGGGTGCCGCCCCCGACGCGGGATCGACGGCCGACCTCGGCGCGCTCGGCAGCCCCTCCGGGTTCGTGGCGCCGCCACTGCCCCGCTCCGAGCCGACGCGCATCCGCATCCCGCAGCTCGGGACGGACGTCGAGGTGTTCGGCGCGGCGCTCGGCACCGACGGGGGTCCGCCGTCCCCCGCCGAGGAGGACGCCATGCGCGCCGCCTGGTACTCGGGCGGCGTGGCGCCGGGCGAGCGCGGCGCGTCCCTGATCGTCGGCCACCTCGACACCTACACGGGTCCCGCCGCATTCGCCGGACTCGGCCAGCTCAGACCCGGCGAGAACATCGAGATCGACCGGGAGGACGGACGGACCGCCGTGTTCACCGTGGACTCCGTCGAGCAGTACCCGAAGAGCGACTTCCCCGACGAACGCGTCTACGGCGCCGTGGACACTCCGCAGCTCCGGCTCATCACCTGCGGCGGCCGGTGGAGCCGGGACGGCGGCTACGACTCGAACATCGTCGCCTACGCCCGCCTCACCGGCACCCTCCCGCCCGTGGGCGACCCCGCCCAGGACCCCGCCGTCGACCCGGCCGACGCGGGCTGGGCCGATCAGCAGGGCTCCGCACCGGTCGCGTGA
- the pyrE gene encoding orotate phosphoribosyltransferase, with protein MSVRDELLRQIRRKAVVEGKVVLSSGIEADWYVDLRRITLDGEAAPLVGQVMLDLTADLDYDAVGGLTLGADPVAAAMLHAAAARGRRLDSFVVRKAEKTHGLQRRIEGPDVAGRRVLAVEDTSTTGGSVLTAVTALREAGAEVVGVAVIVERGAAPAVERAGLPYYRAYEVADLGR; from the coding sequence ATGAGTGTGCGTGACGAGCTGCTGCGGCAGATCAGGCGGAAGGCGGTCGTCGAGGGCAAGGTCGTCCTGTCCTCGGGGATCGAGGCGGACTGGTACGTGGACCTCCGCCGGATCACCCTGGACGGCGAGGCGGCGCCCCTGGTCGGCCAGGTCATGCTCGACCTCACCGCCGACCTGGACTACGACGCCGTGGGCGGTCTCACGCTCGGCGCCGACCCGGTCGCCGCCGCCATGCTGCACGCCGCTGCGGCGCGCGGCCGGCGGCTCGACTCCTTCGTGGTGCGGAAGGCCGAGAAGACGCACGGCCTCCAGCGGCGCATCGAGGGACCGGACGTCGCGGGCCGCCGCGTGCTGGCCGTCGAGGACACCTCGACCACCGGCGGGTCGGTCCTCACCGCCGTGACCGCGCTGCGGGAGGCCGGTGCCGAGGTCGTCGGTGTCGCCGTGATCGTCGAGCGCGGCGCGGCGCCCGCTGTCGAGCGCGCGGGGCTGCCCTACTACCGGGCGTACGAGGTGGCCGATCTCGGCCGCTGA